A stretch of Hyalangium minutum DNA encodes these proteins:
- a CDS encoding DUF503 domain-containing protein has translation MFVCVARLTLQIPDSGSLKAKRQVLRRVTERVKARFNVAVAEIEDQDLWQKASIGLAVVGNDRRHVDEQMEKIIHFVEEMYIAPLMNREKEILAFGDKLFSHEVAPASPKGGNEETEAEPEGLSPDELIASLNRGDRSMAEAEGMADWERRHESRESVGKPAPAGGGALTLDEARARARSLRNPRDWEKK, from the coding sequence ATGTTCGTCTGTGTCGCCCGCCTCACCCTGCAGATTCCCGACAGCGGCTCGCTGAAGGCCAAGCGACAGGTCCTTCGCCGGGTAACAGAGCGGGTGAAGGCTCGCTTCAATGTCGCGGTCGCCGAGATCGAAGATCAGGATCTCTGGCAGAAGGCCTCCATCGGCCTGGCCGTCGTGGGGAACGATCGCCGCCACGTGGATGAGCAGATGGAGAAGATCATCCACTTCGTGGAGGAGATGTACATCGCTCCCCTGATGAACCGGGAGAAGGAGATCCTGGCCTTCGGAGACAAGCTGTTCAGCCACGAGGTGGCTCCCGCGTCCCCCAAGGGTGGCAACGAGGAGACGGAAGCCGAGCCCGAGGGCTTGAGCCCCGACGAGCTGATTGCCAGCTTGAACCGCGGGGATCGGTCCATGGCCGAGGCCGAGGGCATGGCGGATTGGGAGCGCCGGCACGAGAGCCGGGAGAGCGTGGGCAAGCCCGCGCCCGCAGGTGGGGGCGCTTTGACTTTGGATGAAGCCCGGGCACGCGCTCGCAGCCTGCGCAACCCCCGGGATTGGGAGAAGAAATGA
- the rbfA gene encoding 30S ribosome-binding factor RbfA has protein sequence MTTHSRPERVGQEIQAAIGQILARGELRDPRIGFITITGVKVSPDLRVARVFYSMIGTEKEREETQKGLDAAKGYVRREVTSAVNLRVSPEIFFSFDESVGEGDKIDRLLREVREKEGW, from the coding sequence ATGACGACGCATTCGCGACCGGAGCGCGTGGGCCAGGAGATTCAGGCCGCCATCGGCCAGATCCTCGCTCGAGGCGAGCTGAGGGATCCGCGCATCGGTTTCATCACCATTACCGGCGTGAAGGTGTCGCCGGATCTGCGCGTGGCCCGCGTTTTCTATTCGATGATTGGCACTGAGAAGGAGCGCGAGGAGACGCAGAAGGGGCTGGACGCCGCCAAGGGCTACGTGCGCCGCGAGGTAACGTCCGCCGTCAACCTGCGCGTCTCCCCGGAGATCTTCTTCAGCTTCGATGAGTCCGTGGGGGAGGGCGACAAGATCGACCGGCTCCTGCGCGAGGTTCGCGAGAAGGAAGGCTGGTAG
- the truB gene encoding tRNA pseudouridine(55) synthase TruB, which produces MDGVLVIDKPSGPTSFDVVRQVRALLKVKKAGHTGTLDPMATGVLPICLGEATKVAGFITEGDKAYEATVHLGVETDTQDAQGKVTAEAPVPPLTVQLLETALAPFRGTFEQVPPMYSAVKVAGKRLYELARAGEEVERASRQVTVYELTLRDFSSNRLRLSVRCSKGFFVRTLAYDIGRALGCGAHLEALRRTMSGPFVLAQALPLAELPAMAQDRAAVARKLLPLSDALSHLPSLRVSAADAARVTHGVPLEAPPMPGRIRVLGPEGALLAVAEVVKGRLSYLRVLA; this is translated from the coding sequence ATGGACGGCGTCCTGGTCATCGACAAGCCCTCGGGGCCTACTTCTTTTGATGTGGTGCGGCAGGTGCGCGCGCTGCTCAAGGTGAAGAAGGCCGGGCACACTGGCACCCTTGACCCGATGGCAACGGGAGTGCTGCCCATTTGCTTGGGCGAGGCCACCAAGGTCGCCGGCTTCATCACCGAGGGCGACAAGGCCTACGAGGCCACCGTCCACCTGGGCGTGGAGACGGACACCCAGGATGCCCAGGGCAAGGTGACGGCCGAGGCCCCGGTGCCTCCGCTGACAGTCCAACTCCTGGAGACGGCGCTCGCGCCTTTTCGGGGCACCTTCGAGCAGGTGCCGCCCATGTACTCGGCGGTGAAGGTGGCCGGGAAGCGCCTCTACGAGCTGGCCCGCGCCGGCGAGGAAGTCGAACGCGCCAGCCGCCAGGTCACTGTCTACGAGCTCACGCTGCGGGACTTCTCCTCCAACCGGCTGCGGCTCTCCGTGCGCTGCTCCAAGGGCTTCTTCGTCCGCACGCTGGCCTATGACATCGGCCGTGCGTTGGGCTGTGGCGCCCACCTGGAGGCCCTGCGCCGCACCATGAGCGGACCCTTCGTTCTGGCTCAGGCGCTGCCGCTGGCCGAACTGCCCGCCATGGCGCAGGACCGGGCCGCAGTGGCGCGCAAGCTGCTGCCCCTCTCTGACGCGCTGAGCCATCTCCCCTCTCTGCGGGTGAGCGCAGCGGACGCAGCCCGCGTCACCCACGGTGTGCCGCTGGAGGCCCCTCCGATGCCGGGCCGCATCCGCGTCCTCGGACCGGAGGGAGCGCTGCTGGCCGTGGCCGAAGTGGTGAAGGGACGGCTGAGCTACCTGCGCGTGCTCGCCTGA
- the rpsO gene encoding 30S ribosomal protein S15, translated as MSLHQERKSELVTKFRTHESDTGSPEVQVALLSERINMLTEHFKTHKKDHHSRRGLLKLVGQRRRLLDYLKSKDTARYRKLIEGLGIRK; from the coding sequence ATGTCGCTTCATCAGGAACGCAAATCAGAGCTCGTGACGAAGTTCCGGACCCACGAGTCGGACACGGGGTCCCCCGAGGTGCAGGTGGCGCTGCTGTCTGAGCGCATCAACATGCTCACCGAGCACTTCAAGACCCACAAGAAGGACCACCACTCGCGGCGGGGCCTCCTGAAGCTGGTCGGTCAGCGCCGCCGTCTCCTGGACTACCTCAAGTCCAAGGACACGGCCCGCTACCGCAAGCTCATCGAGGGCCTCGGCATCCGCAAGTAG
- the pnp gene encoding polyribonucleotide nucleotidyltransferase, with amino-acid sequence MLKKSVKIGDSELSIEVGRMAKQADGAVVVRYGDTMLLVTAVSAREKKDVDFLPLTVEYQEKLYSAGRIPGSYFKREGRLTEKETLASRLVDRSCRPLFPEGYAYETQVIAGVISADPENEGDIHGITGASAALWVSDIPFNGPIAGIRVGRVDGKFVANPTHKQREQSDIDLVMAVSREAIVMVEGGAEEVSEADMVAALEFGKQAVQPALDIQDELRRELNKQVRSYEKAPTVDEGLKAKVRELAWDGIVKGYTIKEKGARYETLGKAKKEAIAKLKEQLGDAYTPLVEKHAKAVVEDLKYEHMRQITVDGGRIGNRGHAEVRAITCEVGVLPRTHGSALFTRGETQALVVTTLGTSEDEQRLELLSGQAFKRFMLHYNFPPFSVNETKPLRGPGRREVGHGALAERALRNMAPKSESFPYTVRVVSDILESNGSSSMASVCGGTLALMDAGVPIKAPVAGIAMGLVKEGEKVAILSDILGDEDHLGDMDFKVCGTSKGITSIQMDIKITGLTTEIMSRALEQARQGRIHILGEMLKAMPEARKEISQYAPRITTIQIRPEYIKNVIGPGGKVIKDIIARTGASINIEDSGRVDIASANGDSVKAAIAMIQALTREAEIGKIYTGTVRKIAEFGAFVELFPGTDGLIHISELSDKRVKSVSDVLKEGDEVLVKVVSIDKTGKIRLSRKEAMAERAAAQQQAATPPGDAAAPAPTQPDAKA; translated from the coding sequence ATGCTGAAGAAGAGCGTCAAGATTGGTGACAGTGAGCTGAGCATCGAGGTCGGCCGTATGGCCAAGCAGGCCGATGGCGCGGTGGTGGTGCGCTATGGCGACACGATGCTGCTCGTCACGGCCGTGAGCGCGCGAGAGAAGAAGGACGTCGACTTCCTCCCGCTGACGGTGGAGTACCAGGAGAAGCTGTACTCGGCGGGCCGCATCCCCGGCAGCTACTTCAAGCGCGAGGGCCGCCTCACCGAGAAGGAGACCCTGGCGAGCCGTCTGGTGGACCGCTCCTGCCGTCCGCTGTTCCCCGAGGGCTACGCGTACGAGACGCAGGTCATCGCGGGCGTCATCTCCGCGGACCCGGAGAACGAGGGCGACATCCACGGAATCACCGGCGCCTCCGCGGCGCTGTGGGTCTCGGACATCCCGTTCAACGGCCCCATCGCGGGCATCCGCGTCGGCCGCGTGGATGGGAAGTTCGTGGCCAACCCCACGCACAAGCAGCGTGAGCAGAGCGACATCGACCTGGTCATGGCGGTGAGCCGCGAGGCCATCGTCATGGTGGAAGGTGGCGCGGAGGAGGTCAGCGAGGCGGACATGGTGGCCGCGCTCGAGTTCGGCAAGCAGGCCGTGCAGCCCGCGCTGGACATCCAGGACGAGCTGCGCCGCGAGCTGAACAAGCAGGTGCGCTCCTACGAGAAGGCTCCCACCGTGGACGAGGGCCTCAAGGCCAAGGTTCGCGAGCTGGCCTGGGACGGCATCGTCAAGGGCTACACCATCAAGGAGAAGGGCGCTCGCTACGAGACGCTCGGCAAGGCCAAGAAGGAGGCCATTGCCAAGCTCAAGGAGCAGCTGGGCGACGCCTACACCCCGCTGGTCGAGAAGCACGCCAAGGCGGTGGTGGAGGATCTGAAGTACGAGCACATGCGCCAGATCACCGTGGACGGCGGCCGTATCGGCAACCGTGGCCACGCCGAGGTCCGGGCCATCACCTGCGAGGTGGGCGTGCTCCCGCGCACCCACGGCAGCGCGCTCTTCACGCGCGGCGAGACGCAGGCGCTCGTGGTCACCACGCTGGGCACCAGCGAGGATGAGCAGCGGCTGGAGCTGCTCAGCGGCCAGGCCTTCAAGCGGTTCATGCTGCACTACAACTTCCCGCCGTTCAGCGTGAACGAGACCAAGCCCCTGCGCGGCCCCGGCCGCCGCGAGGTCGGTCACGGCGCTCTGGCCGAGCGTGCGCTGCGCAACATGGCGCCCAAGAGCGAGAGCTTCCCGTACACCGTCCGCGTGGTGTCGGACATCCTCGAGTCCAACGGCTCTTCGTCCATGGCCTCGGTGTGCGGTGGCACGCTGGCGCTGATGGACGCGGGCGTGCCCATCAAGGCGCCGGTGGCCGGCATCGCCATGGGCCTGGTGAAGGAGGGCGAGAAGGTCGCCATCCTCTCGGACATCCTCGGTGACGAGGACCACCTGGGCGACATGGACTTCAAGGTCTGTGGCACCAGCAAGGGCATCACGTCCATCCAGATGGACATCAAGATCACCGGGCTGACCACGGAGATCATGAGCCGCGCGCTGGAGCAGGCGCGTCAGGGCCGCATCCACATCCTGGGCGAGATGCTCAAGGCCATGCCGGAGGCGCGCAAGGAGATCAGCCAGTACGCTCCTCGCATCACCACCATCCAGATCCGTCCCGAGTACATCAAGAACGTCATCGGGCCGGGCGGCAAGGTCATCAAGGACATCATCGCGCGCACGGGCGCCTCGATTAACATCGAGGACTCGGGCCGGGTGGACATCGCCAGCGCCAACGGGGACTCGGTGAAGGCCGCCATCGCCATGATTCAGGCGCTCACGCGCGAGGCGGAGATCGGGAAGATCTACACGGGCACCGTGCGGAAGATCGCCGAGTTCGGCGCCTTCGTGGAGCTGTTCCCGGGCACCGACGGCCTCATCCACATCTCCGAGCTGTCCGACAAGCGCGTGAAGAGCGTGTCGGACGTGCTGAAGGAGGGCGATGAGGTGCTGGTGAAGGTCGTCAGCATCGACAAGACGGGCAAGATCCGCCTGTCTCGCAAGGAGGCCATGGCCGAGCGCGCCGCCGCTCAGCAGCAGGCCGCCACGCCTCCCGGCGACGCCGCCGCGCCCGCGCCCACGCAGCCGGACGCGAAGGCCTAA